In Epinephelus fuscoguttatus linkage group LG15, E.fuscoguttatus.final_Chr_v1, a genomic segment contains:
- the LOC125902214 gene encoding zinc finger protein 585A-like, whose protein sequence is MDSRGWSKSETRCLISSWAEESVQQKLGDSYHNRLIYEDISRKLKENGYSRTWLQCQRKIKHLKHLFRKAKDLKRSEVDRTSCPFYDELERVLGHRPPSCTEDDVLDSKPEGSLFNSTMTAIADAATLSNTTPVETKDEDGDSDGFLPLSSFRLIVPPLQLVSAALWEIVKQGAVMYYGLLEDFVTTVLETVPELLTYTERVQLLMGLRAKVVLDLCRNDDFASPQAIQPHLSRINTYITNQDKEPSSSEIKASMTIFLKLVHTLVDDRCQRDIFYQKTFSTVFGPKYDSALQALMRKFLFNLQKLLPVPNLEQTSRRLSLSPTILKECVDFMNQPEPLNTLIQHRKHHGHKVSQALSSSGDDCILTSLSYNLPNVDNDEGDALCLEAIKLKEENLEEINSELMRNSDRNGQQHVDDLHEDEGAFVEVILQPFDDSWSTDDDDDDMDKTWFHHLKTGRRTSSKTFKCLVCGQDFGSRRKLKKHKMTHGDCFTNTTSHSNSVSQSCLFEEINLNPKPLTLPENNASRSEDELSSLASAATHSPSNLNSLQAETGPQCSTSLPHHFKTNPADETKESFVSETESGPSNVAPQESTSSDSQQEQPGKRSSRAKQCSKCGKIFTCSVDLMRHMKCHTEQSPNHCSHCGKDFDSFDEDSEMHQEGKCKVSNQNSQDSSSSNTNKRNWENNNVPSGITWPPMITDTPGNVRARSPMTCQECGQDFSYYKSFEKHKSKCSKRAPRRRRRTNTDYFIINACNFRSAENTSSETPKTPVSADDVAVSQTKSRSIKCTMCEKTFSKIAIMNRHYSQSHKVRGPYPCPLCKRTFVRLCELVQHLRNRSLYQCATCKKCFPKPGQLHDHEKIHTARETPQVCETCGRSFKYLAHLILHQRKHRDQQPSVCSYCRKQFSSKDCLKAHMVRHTGGYPCPVCGKKFNQKTYLKWHLYKHTGQAPYLCDTCGKGWPSAAQLKLHMIQHTSERPFKCEDCGVSYKRESHLIAHRRAKHIRLRPFVCEVCSKAFRLNNELRKHMMVHTGERPFTCPRCDKSFTRKSRLREHREKACMC, encoded by the exons ATGGACTCTCGTGGATGGAGTAAAAGCGAAACCCGCTGTCTGATCTCCAGCTGGGCCGAGGAGTCAGTGCAGCAGAAACTGGGCGACTCATATCACAACCGGCTGATTTATGAGGACATCTCGAGGAAACTGAAGGAGAATGGGTACAGTCGAACATGGCTGCAGTGCCAGCGTAAAATCAAACACCTCAAGCATCTTTTCAGGAAAGCAAAGGACTTAAAGAGGTCCGAGGTGGACAGGACAAGCTGTCCCTTTTACGACGAGCTGGAGAGGGTGCTGGGACACCGACCGCCATCCTGCACCGAGGATGATGTGCTGGACTCGAAGCCCGAGGGGTCTCTTTTCAACTCTACGATGACCGCCATTGCAGATGCAGCCACGTTGAGCAACACTACGCCTGTTGAAACCAAGGACGAAGACGGCGATAGTGACG gtttcctccctctgtcctctttccgTCTCATCGTCCCCCCTCTGCAGCTTGTGTCTGCAGCTCTGTGGGAGATCGTCAAGCAGGGAGCTGTGATGTACTACGGCCTGCTGGAGGACTTTGTCACCACGGTGTTGGAAACGGTCCCTGAACTGCTCACTTACACGGAGCGAGTCCAGCTACTTATGGGTCTGCGTGCAAAG GTGGTGCTAGACTTGTGCCGCAACGATGATTTTGCCAGCCCACAGGCCATCCAGCCTCATCTGAGCAGAATAAACACCTACATCACAAACCAGGATAAAGAG cCTTCCAGCTCTGAGATAAAAGCTTCAATGACAATCTTCCTGAAGCTTGTTCACACTCTGGTGGATGATCGGTGTCAGAGGGATATCTTTTATCAG AAAACATTCTCAACAGTGTTTGGCCCTAAATATGACTCAGCTCTACAGGCTCTGATGAGAAAATTCCTCTTCAATCTGCAGAAACTGCTGCCTGTTCCAAACCTCGAACAG ACCTCCCGTCGGCTCAGTCTCTCCCCTACGATCTTGAAAGAGTGTGTAGACTTCATGAATCAACCTGAGCCCTTGAATACACTCATCCAGCATCGCAAACATCATGGCCACAAAGTTTCACAAG CTTTGTCCTCCTCTGGTGATGACTGCATTCTTACCAGCCTGTCTTATAACCTACCAAATGTGGACAATGACGAAGGAGACGCACTTTGCCTTGAGGCAATaaagttaaaagaagaaaacttGGAGGAAATAAATTCAGAATTGATGAGGAATTCTGACAGAAATGGGCAGCAGCACGTCGATGATCTACATGAAGACGAAGGAGCCTTTGTTGAAGTAATACTCCAACCTTTCGATGACAGCTGGtctactgatgatgatgatgacgacatGGACAAAACATGGTTCCACCATTTGAAAACTGGCAGGCGGACATCATCAAAAACCTTCAAGTGTCTTGTTTGTGGCCAAGATTTTGGTTCCCGTAGGAAACTAAAGAAGCACAAGATGACACACGGCGATTGCTTTACAAACACGACGAGTCACTCAAATTCTGTGAGCCAGAGTTGCCTTTTCGAGGAGATAAATTTAAATCCCAAACCACTGACTTTGCCTGAGAATAATGCTTCTAGAAGTGAGGACGAGCTTTCATCATTGGCAAGTGCCGCAACACATAGCCCATCAAATCTGAACAGTCTACAAGCAGAGACAGGCCCACAGTGTTCCACAAGCTTACCTCATCACTTCAAAACAAACCCTGCTGATGAGACCAAAGAGTCTTTCGTCAGCGAAACTGAAAGTGGACCTTCAAATGTTGCACCCCAGGAATCGACATCGTCTGACTCGCAACAGGAGCAACCAGGTAAAAGAAGCAGTCGTGCCAAACAGTGCTCCAAATGTGGGAAAATATTTACTTGTTCTGTTGATTTGATGAGGCACATGAAATGCCACACTGAGCAGAGTCCCAACCACTGTTCTCACTGTGGGAAAGACTTCGACAGCTTTGACGAAGACTCTGAGATGCACCAGGAAGGTAAATGCAAGGTTTCAAACCAGAATTCGCAGGACAGTTCCTCCAGCAACACAAATAAAAGGAATTGGGAGAATAATAATGTTCCAAGTGGTATAACTTGGCCCCCAATGATCACGGATACACCTGGAAACGTGCGCGCTAGATCACCTATGACGTGTCAGGAATGTGGCCAGGATTTTAGTTACTACAAGAGTTTTGAGAAGCACAAAAGCAAATGTTCCAAAAGGGCTCCTCGAAGGAGAAGGCGGACAAACACGGACTATTTTATTATCAATGCGTGTAatttcagatcagctgaaaataCCAGTTCTGaaactccaaaaactccagtctCTGCTGACGATGTAGCTGTATCCCAGACTAAATCTCGTAGCATCAAGTGCACCATGTGTGAGAAGACCTTTTCAAAAATAGCCATCATGAACAGACATTATTCCCAGTCTCATAAAGTCAGAGGCCCATACCCATGTCCTTTATGTAAGAGAACTTTCGTGAGGTTGTGCGAGCTGGTTCAACACCTGCGAAACAGAAGCTTGTACCAGTGCGCCACCTGCAAGAAATGTTTCCCAAAGCCGGGACAGCTACACGATCATGAAAAAATCCACACTGCACGTGAGACACCCCAGGTCTGCGAAACGTGCGGGCGAAGCTTCAAATATCTCGCTCATCTGATCCTGCACCAGCGAAAGCATCGAGATCAGCAACCCAGCGTGTGCTCCTACTGCAGGAAACAGTTCAGCTCAAAAGACTGCCTGAAAGCGCACATGGTGAGACACACAGGTGGTTACCCGTGCCCGGTCTGCGGGAAGAAATTCAATCAAAAAACATACCTCAAATGGCATCTGTATAAACACACAGGGCAAGCACCGTACCTCTGCGACACATGCGGGAAAGGCTGGCCGAGCGCGGCCCAGCTCAAGCTCCACATGATCCAACACACGTCGGAGAGGCCGTTCAAGTGCGAGGACTGCGGCGTGAGCTACAAGAGGGAATCCCATTTGATAGCTCACCGCAGAGCCAAACACATCAGGCTGCGGCCATTCGTGTGCGAGGTTTGCAGCAAAGCGTTTAGACTAAACAACGAGCTGAGGAAGCACATGATGGTTCACACAGGGGAGCGGCCGTTCACGTGTCCGAGGTGTGACAAATCCTTCACGAGAAAATCTCGCCTTAGAGAGCACAGAGAGAAGGCATGTATGTGTTAG
- the LOC125902222 gene encoding NAD-dependent protein deacylase sirtuin-5, mitochondrial-like translates to MLLQNRAVFALGLRMCSTHVSRGHLVDTARPNSDMSEFREVFSKAKHIAIITGAGVSAESGVPTFRGENEKWRKWQSQDLATPEAFSRTPSRVWEFYHYRREMTLGKRPNAAHLAIAECEARLKKQGRSVVVITQCIDDLHRQAGSKHVLKVHGNLMETRCVSCGHVTVNKRSPICAALKDKGSPHPDVADAQIPVDKLPRCGEPDCHGLLRPNLVFFGETLDSHILTKVEKEMETCDLCLVVGTSSIVYPAAMFGPQIASRGIPVAEFNTNPTPKSEYFTFHFQGPCGTTLPPALARHESEVV, encoded by the exons ATGCTGCTCCAAAATCGAGCTGTGTTTGCTCTTGGTCTTCGCATGTGCTCCACTCATGTGTCGAGAGGACATTTGGTGGACACAGCGAGACCCAACTCAG ACATGTCTGAATTCCGCGAGGTCTTTTCCAAAGCCAAGCACATAGCAATCATCACAGGGGCCGGTGTGAGTGCAGAGAGTGGAGTACCAACCTTCAGGGGAGAAAATGAGAAGTGGAGAAAGTGGCAATCTCAG GACCTGGCAACCCCAGAGGCTTTCTCCCGCACCCCGTCACGGGTCTGGGAGTTCTACCACTACAGAAGGGAGATGACTTTGGGCAAGAGACCCAACGCTGCCCATCTGGCTATAGCAGAGTGTGAGGCCCGGCTGAAGAAGCAGGGACGCTCAGTGGTCGTCATCACCCAGTGCATCGACGACCTGCACCGACAGGCTGGGTCCAAACATGTGCTCAAGGTTCACG GCAATCTGATGGAGACGCGCTGTGTGAGTTGTGGACATGTGACCGTGAACAAGCGAAGCCCCATATGCGCTGCCCTAAAGGACAAAGG CTCACCTCACCCAGATGTTGCTGATGCCCAGATTCCTGTGGATAAACTGCCAAG GTGCGGCGAACCTGACTGCCACGGTCTTCTGAGGCCCAACTTGGTGTTTTTCGGAGAAACCCTGGACTCTCACATCCTGACCAAAGTGGAGAAAGAGATGGAAACATGTGATCTCTGTCTGGTG GTGGGCACGTCTTCAATCGTTTACCCAGCAGCCATGTTTGGCCCCCAGATTGCATCGAGGGGCATCCCGGTGGCGGAATTTAACACAAATCCTACTCCAAAATCGGAGTACTTCAC GTTCCATTTCCAGGGCCCATGTGGAACCACGCTGCCTCCAGCTTTGGCGCGGCATGAGTCAGAGGTTGTTTAA